A window of Mesomycoplasma lagogenitalium contains these coding sequences:
- a CDS encoding ATP-dependent Clp protease ATP-binding subunit, which yields MNFTEQENNKNPLEQFGKNLTELAKSNKLDPVINRDDEIRRIITILSRKTKNNPVLVGEPGVGKTAIIEGLARKIIEGQVPEDLKNKEIWEIDLSSIVAGASYHGQFEDRLKKILKKIEESNGNIIVFIDEIHLLIGAGKTSDAPMDAANIIKPMMARGQIKLIGATTLEEYKLYIEKDAALERRMQKIDVNEPNIEDSITILRGIKDRLETFHNVKIEDDALISAVKLSSRYITDRFLPDKAIDLIDEASANIKVEMNYQPEIIGKLKQEFAKLEMEKFSLAKDKKPENKEKIDKLNEQIAKTKQEINKYKELFEQEKNNISLHSKYKNDLDNLNNKFKIYQSEGKFKEASEILYNQIPMLETKIKEIEKQEKASLFLKDTVSEEDIAKIVAKWTKIPVDKLIEKEKNKILDLAKNLKSRIKGQDNAIDLVYKSILRSKANINDPNKPIGSFIFAGSTGVGKTELARAVAYYLFDSEKQIIRLDMSEYMEKHSVSKLIGSPPGYIGYEQGGQLTEKVRQNPYSIILFDEIEKAHYDVVNILLQILDNGFLTDSKGRKINFRNTIIIMTTNIGSKDILENPNINQEEIKEKLLEFFKPEFINRVDEIIKFEPLNDQILAKITELELNKLAERLKNSLNINLTFESDVIEYVVKNTDSINYGARPIKHFIKRNIETYLANEIVSQTINKNDNISVFIEKNQVKHSKKA from the coding sequence ATGAATTTTACAGAACAAGAAAATAATAAAAATCCATTAGAACAATTTGGAAAAAATTTAACCGAATTAGCTAAATCTAATAAATTGGATCCAGTAATTAATCGTGATGATGAAATACGGAGAATAATAACTATTTTATCTAGAAAAACTAAAAATAATCCCGTTTTAGTTGGTGAGCCTGGAGTTGGTAAAACAGCAATAATTGAAGGATTAGCTAGAAAGATAATTGAAGGACAAGTTCCAGAGGATTTAAAAAATAAAGAAATTTGAGAAATAGATTTATCATCGATTGTTGCAGGTGCTAGTTATCATGGACAATTTGAAGATCGCTTGAAAAAGATTTTAAAGAAAATAGAAGAATCAAATGGTAATATTATTGTTTTTATCGATGAAATACATTTATTAATTGGCGCTGGAAAAACTTCCGATGCTCCAATGGATGCGGCAAATATTATTAAACCAATGATGGCAAGAGGGCAAATAAAATTAATTGGTGCAACTACTTTAGAAGAATATAAATTATATATAGAAAAAGATGCGGCTTTAGAAAGAAGAATGCAAAAAATAGATGTTAATGAACCTAATATTGAAGATTCTATTACAATTTTAAGAGGAATTAAAGATCGTCTAGAAACTTTTCATAATGTTAAAATTGAAGATGATGCACTTATTTCTGCAGTTAAATTATCTTCAAGATACATAACAGATAGATTTTTACCTGACAAGGCAATTGATTTGATTGATGAAGCAAGTGCTAACATTAAGGTAGAGATGAATTATCAACCTGAAATTATTGGAAAGTTAAAGCAAGAATTTGCAAAACTTGAAATGGAAAAATTTTCATTAGCTAAAGATAAAAAGCCAGAAAATAAAGAAAAAATAGATAAATTAAATGAACAAATTGCTAAAACAAAGCAAGAAATTAATAAATATAAAGAACTTTTTGAGCAAGAAAAAAATAATATTTCTTTACATTCAAAATATAAAAATGATTTAGATAATTTAAATAATAAATTTAAAATTTATCAAAGTGAAGGTAAATTTAAAGAGGCATCGGAAATTTTATATAATCAAATTCCTATGTTAGAAACAAAAATTAAAGAAATTGAAAAACAAGAAAAAGCAAGTTTATTTTTAAAAGATACCGTTTCTGAAGAAGACATTGCAAAAATTGTTGCAAAGTGAACTAAAATACCAGTCGATAAATTGATTGAAAAAGAAAAAAATAAAATTCTTGATTTAGCTAAAAATTTAAAATCAAGAATTAAAGGACAAGATAATGCAATTGATTTAGTTTATAAATCTATTTTAAGATCTAAGGCGAATATAAACGATCCTAATAAACCTATTGGTTCTTTTATATTTGCTGGTTCAACTGGAGTTGGAAAAACTGAATTAGCAAGAGCGGTTGCTTACTATTTATTTGATTCTGAAAAGCAAATAATTAGATTAGATATGTCCGAATATATGGAAAAACATTCGGTATCTAAATTAATCGGTTCGCCTCCTGGATACATTGGATACGAACAAGGTGGACAATTAACAGAAAAAGTTAGACAAAATCCATATTCAATTATACTTTTTGACGAAATTGAAAAAGCTCATTATGATGTTGTAAACATTTTATTACAAATTTTAGATAATGGTTTTTTAACCGATTCAAAAGGAAGAAAAATTAATTTTAGAAATACTATAATTATTATGACAACTAACATAGGTTCAAAAGATATTTTAGAAAATCCTAATATTAATCAGGAAGAAATAAAAGAAAAATTATTGGAATTTTTTAAACCAGAATTTATAAATCGAGTTGACGAAATCATTAAATTCGAACCATTAAATGATCAAATTTTGGCAAAAATAACTGAATTAGAACTAAATAAATTAGCAGAAAGATTAAAAAATTCACTAAATATTAATTTAACATTTGAATCTGATGTAATTGAATATGTAGTTAAAAATACTGATTCAATTAATTATGGAGCCAGACCTATTAAACATTTTATAAAAAGAAAT